In a genomic window of Candidatus Thorarchaeota archaeon:
- a CDS encoding 3-hydroxybutyryl-CoA dehydrogenase: MEIRNITVLGAGQMGNGIAHVCAQAGYQVVMRDIEQRFLDKGMDTIKKNLGRGVAKGKMSQEEADKIIGRINCVLDLKAAVGNADLVIEAIPEIVKLKLDTWKEVDGAAPSHTLLASNTSSISITQMAAVTKRPQKFIGMHFFNPVPVMGLVEIIRGQATDDSTVEVVKQVSQKIGKQTVVVNEAPGFAVNRLLVPAINEAVFAIQEHVALVEDMDLAIKLGLNWPMGPLTLADFVGLDTLLYISDYFVDEFKDSKYRAPALLRKMVRAGWLGRKSGRGFYDYSTEPPTPLRF; encoded by the coding sequence TTGGAAATAAGAAACATTACAGTACTGGGCGCAGGGCAGATGGGCAACGGTATTGCTCATGTGTGCGCACAGGCAGGCTATCAAGTTGTCATGCGCGACATCGAACAGAGGTTTCTTGACAAGGGGATGGACACCATCAAGAAGAACCTCGGACGGGGTGTTGCAAAAGGTAAGATGTCTCAGGAGGAGGCGGACAAGATCATTGGAAGAATCAACTGTGTGCTCGACCTCAAGGCCGCAGTAGGAAATGCAGACTTGGTCATCGAAGCGATTCCTGAGATAGTCAAGCTCAAGCTCGACACTTGGAAGGAGGTGGATGGCGCCGCTCCCTCTCACACACTCCTCGCTTCCAACACTTCGAGTATCAGCATCACCCAGATGGCTGCCGTGACAAAGAGACCCCAGAAATTCATCGGGATGCACTTCTTCAATCCAGTGCCCGTGATGGGGCTGGTCGAGATAATAAGGGGACAGGCGACAGATGACTCCACTGTGGAGGTCGTGAAACAGGTCTCTCAGAAGATTGGCAAACAGACCGTCGTCGTGAATGAGGCACCCGGATTCGCAGTCAACAGATTACTTGTGCCCGCCATCAACGAGGCGGTGTTTGCGATTCAGGAGCATGTGGCATTGGTGGAGGACATGGATCTTGCCATCAAGCTGGGACTCAACTGGCCCATGGGACCGCTCACGCTCGCAGACTTCGTTGGGTTGGACACACTCCTCTACATATCCGACTATTTCGTTGACGAGTTCAAGGACAGCAAGTACAGGGCTCCAGCCTTGCTCAGAAAGATGGTCCGGGCAGGCTGGCTTGGCCGAAAGAGTGGCAGAGGGTTCTACGACTACTCCACTGAGCCACCAACTCCACTGAGATTCTAG
- a CDS encoding aminopeptidase P family protein: protein MLEDRVFREREERVREFLRRSGATFAVVTPSPNFQYLTGLHYVLRERLVALILSPTNEPILIVPSFELSEVKSRTWVRSVYGWDEDQNPYSLLARLVGTSGDDHVAFFEDSMPVSIFWSIRDSVSRIRESRSLGQALSSMRLRKCEAEVELMRKAGHVIDAAVMKAFRSARLGMTEAELSQVVQNEVIRLGAEPTFSTVQFGERSAHPHADSSNRALKDGDLVLLDCGCSVGGYNTDMTRVGVVGPPTADQEKVHSIVLRAEESAIEKISSGLSCEEADGLARRVIENEGYGECFTHRLGHGVGLEVHEPPYLVRNSSQVLEPGMTHSVEPGIYIEGRFGIRIEDLVCVRDEDCEVLTYSPKDLFVIEP from the coding sequence ATGCTTGAGGATAGGGTCTTCAGAGAGCGAGAGGAGCGAGTCAGAGAGTTCCTCAGGCGCAGTGGCGCGACATTCGCGGTCGTCACTCCATCTCCCAACTTCCAGTACTTGACCGGACTTCACTATGTACTGCGTGAGCGGCTCGTGGCCTTGATACTCAGCCCAACCAATGAGCCCATCCTGATTGTCCCATCCTTTGAGTTGTCGGAAGTCAAGTCGAGGACATGGGTTCGCAGTGTGTATGGGTGGGATGAAGACCAGAACCCCTACAGTCTTCTTGCCAGACTCGTTGGGACTTCCGGTGATGACCACGTTGCGTTCTTTGAAGACTCGATGCCTGTCAGCATCTTCTGGTCGATTCGTGACTCTGTATCGCGCATCAGGGAGAGTAGGTCCTTGGGGCAGGCTCTCAGCAGCATGCGCCTCCGAAAGTGCGAGGCGGAGGTGGAACTGATGAGGAAGGCCGGTCATGTCATTGACGCTGCCGTGATGAAGGCATTTCGAAGCGCGAGGTTGGGCATGACCGAAGCTGAGTTGTCACAGGTGGTGCAGAACGAGGTCATTCGGCTAGGAGCCGAACCCACATTCTCCACTGTGCAGTTTGGTGAGCGGAGCGCGCACCCTCATGCTGACAGCAGTAATAGGGCGCTCAAGGATGGTGATCTAGTCCTTCTTGACTGCGGGTGTTCGGTCGGGGGCTACAATACTGACATGACAAGAGTTGGTGTGGTTGGGCCGCCAACTGCTGACCAAGAGAAAGTGCACTCCATAGTATTGCGTGCTGAGGAGTCTGCCATTGAGAAGATATCCTCCGGACTCTCATGCGAGGAAGCAGACGGTCTGGCACGGCGAGTCATCGAGAATGAGGGCTACGGCGAGTGCTTTACACACCGCCTGGGGCATGGTGTCGGGCTGGAAGTCCACGAGCCACCGTATCTGGTCCGCAATAGCAGTCAGGTCCTCGAGCCCGGTATGACCCATAGTGTGGAACCGGGGATATACATTGAAGGACGGTTTGGCATCCGCATCGAGGACTTGGTCTGCGTGAGGGACGAGGACTGTGAGGTCTTGACCTACTCGCCCAAGGACTTGTTCGTCATAGAACCCTAG
- a CDS encoding MFS transporter, with amino-acid sequence MDEAQAVSNGRLPRRVFIVGSLTQFAVGLHSPFLNSYLIDMGANYAEIGAFRAVGNVAPTVMQPAWGAASDRIGHNKAFVVTGTLMGLFTVYLFVWAHTPLDMIILYAIQSILFSIQIPTWLSLIGGLMGERERGQELGRLGMATNIASLVATLWAGFMAGIPSLLPALRLALGGLGPILLPPGNPIAESYYLPFYMTAVVGICSSLASLTIMEKRRPHTQKRTFPPVLKLLRRPGDFRRLCFVATFFSFGMSMAWPFFIVVQRTWLKNSLFEIALASAIMTISMVVLTVPFGKLSDRVGRRPLIILGRALLFLVPALYAAVLFVRDTVLVYISNVIAGIATAASMNATTAYIYDVAPEGERGTHISVYNTFTGVIFLLGSLVAGILGEALVPSLGLEIAVFAMLVLSAILRVVASLMYFRLREPRVYVSTVRRELHNLVNRKRHDADSL; translated from the coding sequence ATGGATGAAGCTCAAGCAGTCAGCAACGGAAGACTGCCACGAAGGGTCTTCATCGTTGGTTCTCTGACTCAGTTCGCTGTGGGACTACATTCTCCCTTTCTCAATTCATACCTCATCGACATGGGTGCCAACTATGCAGAGATAGGGGCGTTCAGGGCGGTTGGAAATGTTGCCCCAACGGTCATGCAGCCCGCTTGGGGAGCGGCCTCTGACAGGATTGGGCACAACAAGGCATTCGTCGTCACAGGGACACTCATGGGGCTGTTCACGGTCTATCTCTTTGTCTGGGCGCATACCCCACTTGACATGATCATACTCTATGCAATTCAGTCCATTCTCTTCAGCATTCAAATACCAACCTGGCTCTCACTTATCGGAGGACTGATGGGCGAACGCGAGAGAGGACAGGAGTTGGGCAGATTAGGAATGGCCACGAACATCGCCTCACTGGTTGCCACACTCTGGGCGGGCTTCATGGCAGGCATACCGTCGCTCTTGCCTGCACTGAGACTGGCACTGGGAGGTCTAGGTCCCATTCTTCTCCCACCCGGAAACCCCATCGCCGAGAGCTACTACTTGCCCTTCTACATGACTGCAGTTGTAGGCATCTGCTCTTCACTGGCCTCACTGACAATAATGGAGAAACGGCGACCACATACACAGAAGAGGACGTTCCCGCCGGTGCTGAAACTGCTCAGACGCCCAGGTGACTTTAGAAGACTGTGCTTCGTCGCTACTTTCTTCTCCTTTGGAATGTCCATGGCATGGCCGTTCTTCATCGTAGTCCAGCGAACATGGCTCAAGAACAGCCTGTTTGAGATAGCACTGGCATCAGCAATCATGACCATCTCGATGGTGGTACTCACTGTGCCCTTTGGCAAACTCAGTGACAGGGTGGGAAGACGCCCACTGATCATCTTGGGAAGAGCACTCCTGTTTCTCGTCCCCGCCCTTTACGCGGCCGTGTTGTTCGTTCGTGACACAGTCTTGGTCTACATCTCGAATGTCATAGCGGGCATAGCGACAGCGGCATCGATGAATGCGACCACCGCCTACATATACGATGTGGCGCCCGAAGGAGAGAGGGGTACCCACATATCGGTGTACAACACGTTCACCGGCGTGATATTCCTCTTGGGATCACTTGTCGCGGGTATTCTCGGGGAAGCCCTAGTTCCCAGTCTTGGTCTTGAGATTGCAGTTTTCGCAATGCTCGTCCTCAGTGCAATTCTGAGAGTAGTCGCCTCATTGATGTACTTCCGGCTCAGGGAACCAAGAGTGTACGTCTCCACAGTCAGAAGAGAGCTCCATAACCTTGTGAACCGGAAACGCCACGATGCAGACAGTCTCTGA
- a CDS encoding YkgJ family cysteine cluster protein, whose product MTEKTKYSFKCMEQTCSNRVCCTRDRVNVTLGDLSRWTTQNHIGQILPALTLVTQNEEDQVYLETKRKPLAKSPENTSCIFFIEESNGCAIRFSRPISCRTFPLQYDGEKFRVSNKACPGIGKGEVTPEALKEARALAEEEYKERLETASALPPLYALIVGEMMQQSAATMSSLSEEDRKKIQEILSKAPDGKTQDSAQGSNKD is encoded by the coding sequence TTGACGGAGAAGACCAAGTACAGCTTCAAGTGCATGGAACAGACGTGCTCAAACAGAGTCTGTTGCACACGTGACAGGGTTAACGTGACGCTTGGCGACCTCTCAAGATGGACAACCCAGAACCATATTGGGCAGATACTACCGGCGCTCACTCTTGTCACACAGAACGAGGAGGACCAAGTGTATCTCGAGACGAAACGCAAACCCTTGGCCAAGTCGCCAGAGAACACATCGTGCATCTTCTTCATTGAGGAGTCCAACGGATGTGCCATAAGATTCTCACGCCCCATATCGTGCAGGACCTTTCCTCTCCAGTACGATGGGGAGAAGTTTCGTGTGAGCAACAAGGCATGCCCAGGAATCGGCAAGGGCGAGGTCACACCAGAGGCCCTGAAGGAAGCCAGAGCGCTTGCAGAGGAGGAGTATAAGGAGCGGCTAGAGACGGCCAGCGCACTGCCACCACTCTATGCGCTAATAGTAGGGGAGATGATGCAGCAGTCGGCTGCAACAATGAGTAGTCTCTCTGAAGAGGACCGGAAGAAGATCCAAGAGATTCTGTCGAAGGCACCGGATGGGAAGACACAGGATTCTGCGCAGGGAAGTAACAAGGACTAG
- a CDS encoding PadR family transcriptional regulator, producing MKTGPSFEEGWKIELRRGLLQYAVLAVVRRYQQGIHGYGIARELHKKTDGLLEVKEGTLYPILHRLKQERLLNVRVERSDAGPSRKVYVLTGEGDRVYRELTVTLELMFSKLEELTSE from the coding sequence TTGAAGACAGGACCATCTTTCGAGGAAGGCTGGAAGATAGAGCTTCGGAGAGGCCTGCTTCAGTATGCAGTGCTTGCAGTCGTAAGACGATACCAGCAGGGCATTCACGGGTATGGGATTGCTCGCGAGCTCCACAAGAAGACAGACGGCCTGCTTGAGGTCAAGGAGGGTACTCTTTATCCGATACTGCACCGGCTGAAGCAGGAAAGGCTGCTGAACGTTCGGGTTGAGAGGTCGGATGCAGGACCAAGTCGCAAGGTGTATGTGCTTACCGGAGAAGGGGACCGCGTCTACCGAGAGCTGACCGTCACACTCGAACTGATGTTTAGTAAACTGGAGGAACTGACAAGTGAGTGA
- the dnaJ gene encoding molecular chaperone DnaJ produces the protein MAEDDYYSILGVPKTATTEEIKKAYRRLAKELHPDLNPGDKAAEERLKKVNEAYDVLSDAEKRANYDRYGTADASGINIDGFGDLFREFFGGIGGFGFGREERGGPPPGDNLRINIRLSFEEAFFGTKRNIAFNRQVKCKTCGGSGAKPGSSPTRCRTCGGKGQVLRTMGFMSVAQTCPTCQGMGAVISTPCPDCRGSGLMAERMELTIPIPPGVEDGMAQRIRGGGNAGYRGGPHGDLIVMFSVDSHDRFVRRGLHVYSEVAVSFSKAVLGGEIEVDTMWGPARMRINPGTEHGTLFRMRGKGVHSDDGRQGDQLVRINIQVPTKLTKEQREYLERFEEVFG, from the coding sequence TTGGCCGAAGATGACTACTACAGCATACTCGGTGTGCCAAAGACGGCCACCACTGAGGAAATCAAGAAGGCATATCGACGTCTGGCCAAGGAGCTCCATCCGGACCTGAATCCAGGCGACAAGGCCGCCGAGGAGCGACTCAAGAAGGTCAACGAGGCATATGATGTTCTCAGTGATGCTGAGAAACGGGCGAACTACGATCGGTACGGCACAGCCGATGCTTCAGGAATAAACATCGATGGATTTGGTGACCTGTTCCGCGAGTTCTTCGGCGGCATTGGAGGCTTCGGCTTTGGCAGGGAGGAGAGGGGTGGGCCCCCTCCAGGTGACAATCTCCGAATCAACATCCGACTGAGCTTCGAGGAAGCCTTCTTCGGCACAAAGAGGAACATTGCATTCAACCGTCAGGTCAAATGCAAGACCTGTGGCGGGTCCGGAGCAAAGCCGGGGAGTTCTCCCACGAGATGTAGGACCTGCGGCGGCAAGGGTCAAGTGCTACGCACAATGGGATTCATGTCCGTCGCCCAGACGTGTCCGACTTGCCAAGGTATGGGTGCGGTGATAAGCACTCCGTGTCCTGATTGTCGCGGTTCTGGACTCATGGCAGAGCGCATGGAGCTGACAATCCCCATTCCTCCCGGTGTCGAGGATGGAATGGCCCAGAGGATTCGCGGAGGCGGCAATGCGGGCTACAGAGGTGGTCCGCACGGCGACCTGATTGTGATGTTCTCAGTGGACTCACACGATCGGTTCGTCCGGCGAGGACTGCATGTGTATTCCGAAGTGGCAGTTAGCTTCTCGAAAGCAGTGCTGGGTGGAGAGATTGAGGTAGACACGATGTGGGGTCCAGCCCGAATGAGAATCAACCCCGGCACAGAACACGGGACGCTCTTTCGCATGCGGGGCAAGGGAGTCCATTCTGATGATGGTCGGCAGGGTGACCAGCTCGTGAGAATCAACATCCAAGTACCGACGAAGCTGACCAAGGAACAGCGCGAGTACCTTGAGCGCTTCGAAGAGGTATTCGGCTAG
- a CDS encoding lysophospholipase — MKFHEDQYVGYDGTRMYMCAWLPDDDKPRALLIAIHGLGSHGQTMKNIGEYFSQRGLAVLAPDMRGFGHYTGRKGHVISFDEYVEDLQNIVMQAKDKYPNRLTYLFGHSMGALHVIRYVAVYPESVDGIVISCPGLAERLPVGRMTRLAARVLSLMDVKRYVQTKLDFSLASHDPEVVRAHENDPLRFDKVTPRLGISGLDAAKKAMRLAKFIRTPALIQQAGDDRVVVAEKAKEFHDNLASQDKEWKLYEGLYHEIHAEIGKERVLEDMEAWLEKRLVS, encoded by the coding sequence ATGAAGTTCCATGAGGATCAGTATGTCGGCTACGACGGCACCAGGATGTACATGTGTGCTTGGCTACCAGATGATGACAAGCCAAGGGCGCTGCTCATTGCGATTCATGGTCTGGGAAGTCACGGACAGACGATGAAGAACATTGGGGAGTACTTCTCGCAGAGAGGCCTCGCTGTACTGGCTCCCGACATGAGAGGATTTGGTCACTACACCGGCAGAAAGGGACATGTGATAAGCTTCGACGAGTACGTAGAGGACTTGCAGAACATAGTCATGCAGGCCAAGGACAAATACCCCAACAGGCTCACGTATCTCTTCGGTCACTCAATGGGGGCTCTGCATGTGATACGATACGTGGCGGTGTATCCGGAGTCAGTGGATGGTATCGTGATCTCGTGTCCGGGCCTAGCCGAGCGACTGCCGGTGGGTCGGATGACGAGGTTAGCAGCTCGAGTCCTTTCTCTCATGGACGTGAAGCGGTACGTCCAGACCAAGCTCGACTTCTCACTTGCAAGTCATGATCCGGAGGTCGTCAGAGCTCACGAGAATGACCCTCTGAGGTTTGACAAGGTCACACCGCGGCTTGGTATCTCCGGGCTGGATGCAGCCAAGAAGGCAATGAGACTGGCGAAGTTCATCCGGACACCAGCACTGATACAACAGGCTGGGGATGACAGAGTAGTGGTTGCTGAAAAGGCGAAGGAGTTCCATGACAATCTTGCATCCCAGGACAAGGAGTGGAAACTCTACGAGGGGTTATACCATGAGATTCACGCGGAGATTGGCAAGGAACGCGTGTTGGAAGACATGGAAGCATGGCTAGAGAAGCGACTTGTCTCATAG
- a CDS encoding cation-translocating P-type ATPase, whose translation MEENWHAMDAESVLHIVGSSPEGLTSEEAKARIVQSGPNELAVSAGNSVLGLFLGQFKNILTIILILAAIVSIVVDEVVDAILILIIVFVSALLGFSQEYRAEKALDALRQMLRPTAVVLRDGRPTTVLTREIVPGDILILKEGERLPADGRVIESVNLKIGEAAITGESVPVQKTTATLPIDTPLGDRRNIVLSGTDVTYGKGMAVVVATGLKTEFGRIASQVASVRKESTPLEIRTREIGVWLGTVCLVVCAVVVVFGLLEHFFLSGSLTPDFIRTMFLFGIALAVASVPEALPGVVAGSLAIGMHRMAHENALVRRMAAVETLGCTSVICSDKTGTITRGEMTVRQGYVDDVLLAVSGEGYEPVGEILPMDGKPSPVGEDHFRMLMEGCALCNDATVERVDGRWKVMGDPTEGALLVLSMKAHTDVIQLRERCARIGEIPFSSERKRMSTIHDTPSGSKILYMKGAAEIVLERCAHYATASGVQELTNEVKLSLLERNSQMASQALRVLAVAYTPNPNMDASDEDAVERDLTFLGLVGMIDPARQDAIQAIGVCTSVGIRPVMITGDHKLTAVAVAKEVGIYKPGDLVLTDSELGSLTDQEYDKIVDQVTVYARVSPSSKLRIIQAWKRRGKVVAMTGDGVNDAPALKQADIGVAMGITGTDVTKEASDLVLADDNFATIEKAIELGRWIYDNIKKYLAYLLQANLVEIIVLSLAVFMGYPLPLLPAHVLYINLATDGLPAIALGLSPPDQDIMKKPPRNPRESIFSRDVKEFYLITVLVQVPLFLLIFMGIAPPGTAEDAPAFERARTVLFFLFVFFELTLSLTCRSLRQPLWRALPHKMLLASVIFNALLTIILFGMVPGVAAAFALVPLDVVDVFVIAGMCVLTLLIVEAFKAFLRWQESHGSRAD comes from the coding sequence ATGGAAGAGAACTGGCATGCAATGGACGCGGAGTCTGTCCTGCATATTGTGGGTTCCTCGCCTGAGGGCTTGACCAGTGAGGAGGCGAAAGCTCGCATCGTCCAGTCCGGACCAAATGAACTGGCGGTAAGCGCAGGCAACTCTGTTCTGGGCCTATTCCTCGGGCAGTTCAAGAACATCCTCACCATAATCCTAATCCTTGCCGCGATAGTCTCAATAGTGGTTGATGAGGTGGTGGATGCAATCCTGATCCTCATCATCGTGTTTGTCTCCGCCCTTCTTGGTTTCTCACAGGAGTATCGTGCAGAGAAGGCCCTTGACGCACTGCGTCAAATGCTACGCCCGACCGCGGTTGTGCTTAGAGATGGCAGACCAACCACGGTTCTCACAAGGGAGATTGTTCCCGGGGACATCTTGATTCTGAAGGAGGGCGAGCGTCTTCCTGCAGACGGTCGTGTCATAGAATCCGTAAATCTGAAGATTGGTGAAGCTGCGATAACTGGTGAGTCTGTCCCGGTCCAGAAGACCACTGCAACGCTGCCAATCGACACTCCACTTGGTGACCGACGAAACATTGTCCTGTCCGGTACTGATGTCACTTATGGCAAGGGCATGGCCGTCGTTGTCGCGACTGGATTGAAGACTGAGTTTGGCCGCATTGCCAGTCAGGTGGCGTCGGTCCGAAAGGAGAGCACCCCGCTTGAAATTCGAACTAGAGAGATTGGGGTGTGGCTGGGGACTGTCTGTCTTGTTGTCTGTGCTGTTGTGGTCGTGTTTGGTCTGCTGGAGCACTTCTTCCTGAGCGGTTCCCTCACACCAGATTTCATACGTACCATGTTCCTGTTTGGCATTGCACTCGCTGTCGCCTCGGTTCCAGAGGCACTTCCCGGTGTCGTAGCAGGAAGTCTGGCCATTGGTATGCACCGCATGGCTCATGAGAACGCCCTTGTACGGAGAATGGCTGCAGTTGAAACCCTTGGATGTACCAGCGTAATATGCTCGGACAAGACTGGGACCATAACTCGTGGAGAAATGACAGTGCGGCAGGGATACGTCGACGACGTACTGCTTGCCGTGTCAGGTGAGGGGTACGAGCCAGTAGGCGAGATTCTGCCCATGGATGGCAAGCCTTCTCCTGTGGGAGAAGACCATTTCCGCATGCTCATGGAAGGCTGTGCACTCTGCAACGATGCAACAGTCGAGCGTGTCGACGGTAGATGGAAGGTGATGGGAGACCCCACAGAAGGAGCGCTCTTGGTGCTCAGTATGAAGGCCCACACAGATGTCATACAGCTGCGTGAGCGCTGTGCACGGATTGGCGAAATCCCGTTCAGTTCCGAAAGAAAGCGAATGAGCACAATTCACGACACGCCAAGCGGCTCAAAGATACTGTACATGAAGGGTGCTGCCGAGATAGTCCTTGAGAGATGCGCGCACTATGCAACAGCCTCTGGAGTTCAGGAGTTGACCAACGAGGTCAAGCTGTCACTCCTTGAAAGGAACTCCCAGATGGCATCTCAGGCATTGCGTGTGCTAGCAGTAGCATACACCCCGAATCCGAATATGGACGCTTCAGATGAAGATGCTGTGGAGAGAGACCTCACCTTTCTTGGGCTGGTTGGGATGATTGACCCTGCACGACAAGATGCAATTCAGGCTATTGGAGTCTGTACGTCCGTCGGCATAAGGCCCGTCATGATAACGGGTGACCACAAGCTCACTGCTGTTGCGGTCGCCAAGGAGGTTGGAATCTACAAGCCTGGCGACCTTGTGCTGACCGATAGTGAGCTGGGGAGTCTCACTGACCAAGAGTATGACAAGATTGTCGACCAAGTGACAGTCTATGCTCGTGTCTCGCCAAGTAGCAAGCTTCGGATAATCCAAGCATGGAAACGGCGTGGAAAGGTCGTCGCCATGACTGGAGACGGCGTCAACGATGCTCCTGCACTGAAGCAGGCAGACATTGGAGTCGCTATGGGCATAACGGGCACCGACGTGACGAAGGAAGCGTCTGATCTGGTTCTTGCAGATGACAACTTCGCTACGATTGAGAAGGCGATTGAGCTCGGCAGATGGATATATGACAACATCAAGAAGTACCTTGCCTATCTGTTGCAGGCTAACCTTGTTGAGATCATTGTGCTCTCACTTGCAGTGTTCATGGGCTATCCATTGCCTCTGCTACCAGCTCACGTCCTCTACATCAACCTAGCGACCGACGGTCTGCCAGCCATTGCATTGGGACTCAGTCCACCCGACCAGGACATCATGAAAAAACCGCCTCGCAATCCAAGAGAGAGCATCTTCTCACGAGATGTAAAGGAGTTCTACCTGATTACGGTACTGGTCCAAGTACCCCTGTTCCTTCTCATATTCATGGGCATAGCTCCGCCGGGCACCGCTGAAGACGCGCCCGCCTTTGAGAGAGCGCGTACGGTGTTGTTCTTCCTGTTTGTGTTCTTCGAGCTGACCTTGTCTCTAACCTGTCGCTCGCTCAGACAACCCCTCTGGAGAGCACTTCCCCACAAAATGCTCTTGGCGTCGGTAATCTTCAATGCTTTGCTGACAATCATTCTGTTCGGCATGGTGCCTGGGGTGGCTGCAGCCTTTGCGTTGGTCCCCCTTGACGTTGTGGATGTCTTTGTCATCGCGGGAATGTGCGTATTGACACTTCTAATAGTGGAAGCATTCAAGGCCTTCTTGCGTTGGCAGGAGTCACATGGGAGCCGGGCCGACTAG